The Hypomesus transpacificus isolate Combined female chromosome 2, fHypTra1, whole genome shotgun sequence genome window below encodes:
- the wu:fe05a04 gene encoding zinc finger protein 628, with the protein MSLEYTIDIQLTELGFPDIFEAEETPVKETHDATSSINASTSPEPPVENLPTPSPSPPRTPEPSQTISEEEAEKDDGGEGDDGQGIVREAQHIETGTFNAVNGQEEESGVETEDTDDSGVSEREEEDEDDDEDDGPPSVTESGGSSEHHCGVCDQVLSSDFQLREHMNLHTGERPYCCAECGKRFCQLVNYRSHLRTHAQPKALAADCCRICRKTFESVKALKQHLSNSHFEPEFYECDVCKRIFTNRSGCEDHIKWHKAVMGSHVCPTCGRHFHLGRSLKRHMQRKCRKWSYVCCDCPLVFKSKNALLKHSFTHLGLLPYTCVQCRRHFRLARHYNQHKCEPDRIQCVACLGVFTSQNDFERHKKDTGCWGHQGSKGSEIRCMECGESFASMEELKNHAGAHQRVLTCFVCGKGFRSSLLLMSHMGGHASQRPYLCQKCGVGFPHQQDYDCHLKNCGSIVLPMMAPKKPQTTTQAAATVSPPQHALKIAIPVHKPGPQVPIPVYKRAPTAVHKPVQNVPASPAPVHVYKPIKAMPTVVGTPITIPAGVLNSVPTPGQKGDGLWKLSLDKNPPPGVKLVVFVPTNSRLASGLSGSSTGPETPASSVCLPKPPVMVLPPAPRTGLGVEHTFDPVPSPSPGAYQHPDVPLDLVKKPGGNKQEPSDIQPLDLSMSSSPKATLPGPPPFTLLPPIKSESRDPGSSVEPTGSALDLVLVKKEPQCPRPSSGEQNPDTRASNAGTEEQSEKGTCDTEARNGRSPVRRLAAVKTADPKFEEDGHPTGEEGGVGESTLCKGEPRPFELALQSNLQPVGGPSPTTRPTVSPSPLLSLGRTAEHVPFALRSTPSPPTKRIKLEESQEKSE; encoded by the exons ATGTCTTTAGAGTACACCATCGACATCCAACTGACAGAGCTAGGGTTTCCTGACATATTTGAAGCGGAAGAGACACCTGTCAAAGAAACACACGATGCTACATCGTCGATTAATGCCTCTACCTCACCGGAGCCTCCAGTAGAAAACCTTCCAACACCCAGTCCATCTCCTCCTCGAACACCTGAGCCGAGTCAAACGATCAGCGAAGAAGAAGCAGAGAAAGacgatgggggagagggagatgacgGACAGGGAATTGTCAGAGAAGCTCAACATATAGAGACAGGTACATTTAATGCTGTAAATGGACAAGAAGAGGAAAGTGGTGTGGAAACGGAGGACACTGATGACAGTGGGGTCTCcgaaagggaagaggaggacgaagatgatgatgaggatgatgggcCTCCCTCAG TGACAGAGTCAGGTGGTTCTTCTGAACACCACTGTGGAGTCTGTGACCAGGTCCTGTCCTCGGACTTCCAGCTCCGGGAACACATGAACCTGCACACAGGAGAACGCCCGTACTGCTGTGCCGAATGTGGCAAGCGCTTCTGCCAACTGGTAAACTACCGCTCTCACCTGCGAACACATGCCCAGCCCAAAGCCCTGGCCGCCGACTGTTGCCGCATCTGCCGCAAGACCTTCGAATCGGTAAAGGCCCTCAAGCAGCACCTGAGCAACTCCCATTTCGAACCCGAGTTCTACGAGTGCGACGTGTGCAAGCGCATCTTCACCAACAGGTCCGGTTGTGAGGACCACATCAAATGGCACAAGGCGGTGATGGGCAGCCACGTGTGTCCGACCTGCGGACGCCACTTCCACCTCGGCCGCTCGCTCAAGCGGCACATGCAGAGGAAGTGTCGCAAATGGAGCTACGTCTGCTGCGACTGCCCCTTGGTGTTCAAGAGCAAGAATGCTCTCCTGAAGCACAGCTTCACCCACCTGGGCCTGCTGCCGTACACCTGCGTCCAGTGTCGCCGGCACTTCCGCCTGGCGCGGCACTACAACCAGCACAAGTGCGAGCCCGACCGCATCCAGTGCGTGGCCTGTCTGGGAGTCTTCACCAGCCAGAACGACTTCGAAAGGCACAAGAAGGACACTGGCTGCTGGGGCCACCAGGGCTCTAAGGGGAGCGAGATCCGCTGTATGGAGTGCGGCGAGAGCTTCGCCAGcatggaggagctgaagaaTCATGCGGGGGCTCATCAGAGGGTCCTGACCTgcttcgtttgtggcaagggcTTCCGATCGTCTCTGCTTTTGATGTCGCACATGGGCGGTCACGCGAGCCAGAGGCCATACCTGTGCCAGAAGTGTGGCGTGGGATTTCCCCACCAACAAGACTACGACTGCCACCTCAAGAACTGCGGAAGCATAGTCCTTCCAATG ATGGCTCCAAAGAAACCTCAGACGACTACCCAAGCTGCTGCTACTGTGTCCCCTCCCCAGCATGCCCTAAAGATCGCCATCCCTGTCCACAAACCTGGCCCGCAGGTTCCCATCCCTGTGTACAAACGTGCCCCAACTGCAGTTCATAAGCCTGTGCAGAACGTTCCTGCGTCACCGGCCCCAGTTCACGTTTACAAGCCAATCAAAGCAATGCCAACCGTTGTGGGAACCCCAATCACCATCCCAGCTGGAGTCTTAAACAGTGTCCCTACCCCGGGGCAGAAAGGGGATGGGTTGTGGAAGCTCTCCCTGGATAAGAATCCTCCTCCTGGGGTGAAGTTAGTGGTGTTTGTCCCCACCAACAGCCGTCTGGCTTCCGGGCTGTCTGGCTCATCCACCGGTCCCGAGACCCCAGCCTCTTCGGTCTGTCTGCCCAAGCCTCCTGTTATGGTGCTCCCACCTGCTCCTAGaactgggctgggggtggagcaCACCTTCGACCCTGTGCCGAGTCCATCACCCGGTGCATATCAGCACCCGGACGTCCCTCTCGATTTGGTCAAAAAGCCCGGGGGGAACAAACAGGAGCCCAGTGATATTCAACCTCTCGATCTGTCCATGTCCTCCTCACCCAAGGCCACACTCCCCGGGCCTCCTCCTttcaccctcctcccacccATTAAGAGTGAAAGCAGAGACCCGGGGTCTTCAGTGGAGCCCACTGGTTCTGCTCTGGACCTGGtgctggtgaagaaggagccTCAGTGTCCGAGGCCCAGCAGTGGAGAGCAGAACCCCGACACGAGGGCCTCGAACGCGGGGACGGAGGAGCAGTCGGAGAAGGGGACATGTGATACGGAAGCACGGAACGGTAGGAGCCCCGTCCGTCGTCTGGCCGCGGTGAAAACGGCGGACCCAAAGTTCGAAGAAGACGGGCATCCGAcaggtgaagagggaggggtgggtgaaTCAACTCTGTGTAAGGGTGAACCCCGGCCTTTCGAGCTGGCGCTACAGAGCAACTTGCAGCCAGTGGGAGGACCTTCGCCCACGACACGGCCCacagtctccccctcccctctcctctcactcggCCGCACAGCAGAGCACGTCCCCTTCGCATTACGCTCTACTCCCTCGCCGCCGACAAAAAGAATCAAGTTAGAGGAAAGTCAAGAGAAATCTGAATAA
- the si:ch211-79k12.2 gene encoding zinc finger protein 135 — MKPTMDKDKFAVNPAPCTSWLEMQQFIGDLILSGSGSSQSMKDLSQQEFLRVAWETTGSEAPRLRDTPPAGAHLPQPRKVQDKPASFSRQLQPESGETAGEARDSIGTRVQHHACTCPGCPYPSPPSCLPSAHPPKPRDTLSTRPHSDSTCLPKDLSCPPVRRAQRESGEEDAGEPSSTTSSRADPNHLQRQEVGAQSDSDGPDTPAAKGSTGPECRLPTYPCLCCHRGFQTCAQLLQHQQGADSAFSQTHAHHHFHHHHCPFTSCLPCPSLARPHSPSDQAPAPFPCLSCQRSFPTCAQLLRHQHCHTQQQQEDEGGASSGSSLHPCMHCAASFPRPSQLLQHQRSQHAHKPAGFLCTECGRAFNSHSNLRIHLNVHTGARPYSCPDCGKSFSQSGALKIHRRIHTGERPYTCAYCGRGFPHLAGVRAHQRTHTGEKPYRCTQCGKCFTQSGALKIHTRIHTGERPFVCSLCGKGFSNRSGIRFHHRTVHGLVPEPGAGRGPGSPNGGSPRLGTLPAVSGRPSASLAVTFGLNTCTGSSTDTNPRGLHATRLDPPGSGLSSSSASKPPPHSAYVRSLSRRAEPYSGKEATGRALMYACEDCGLRFADAPSRNRHQSQEHYSTEE, encoded by the exons ATGAAGCCTACTATGGACAAAGACAAGTTCGCTGTAAAC CCAGCTCCCTGCACCTCCTGGTTGGAGATGCAACAGTTCATTGGCGACCTGATTTTGTCAGGTAGCGGATCCAGCCAATCAATGAAGGACTTGAGCCAGCAGGAGTTTCTTCGTGTTGCCTGGGAGACGACAGGGAGCGAGGCCCCGAGGCTGAGAGACACCCCTCCAGCAGGTGCACATCTACCACAACCCAGGAAAGTCCAGGATAAACCAGCTAGCTTCAGTCGCCAGCTCCAGCCCGAGTCTGGAGAAACAGCTGGAGAGGCCAGAGACAGTATAGGAACACGGG TCCAACATCATGCCTGCACCTGCCCTGGCTGCCcctacccctctcccccttcctgccTTCCCTCCGCCCATCCCCCGAAACCCAGAGACACCCTGTCCACCCGGCCACACTCTGACTCAACGTGCCTCCCCAAGGACCTCAGCTGTCCTCCGGTGAGGCGGGCCCAGCGTGAGTCAGGGGAGGAGGATGCCGGTGAGCCCAGCAGCACCACCTCCTCCCGGGCCGATCCCAACCATCTCCAGAGGCAGGAGGTCGGAGCTCAGAGCGACAGCGACGGCCCCGACACCCCCGCAGCCAAGGGCTCGACGGGCCCCGAGTGCCGCCTGCCCACCTACCCCTGTCTCTGCTGTCACCGTGGCTTCCAGACCTGCGCCCAGCTGCTCCAACACCAGCAGGGGGCGGACTCTGCCTTCTCACAAACCCACGCCCATCACCatttccaccaccaccactgcccCTTCACCTCCTGCCTGCCTTGCCCCTCCCTGGCCCGCCCACACTCCCCCTCTGACCAGGCTCCggcccccttcccctgcctgTCCTGCCAGCGCTCCTTCCCCACCTGTGCCCAGCTGCTCCGTCACCAGCACTGCCAcacgcagcagcagcaggaagacGAGGGCGGGGCCTCCTCCGGCTCGTCGCTGCATCCCTGCATGCATTGCGCCGCCTCCTTCCCCAGGCCCTCTCAGCTCCTGCAACACCAGCGCTCCCAGCACGCCCACAAGCCGGCTGGCTTCCTCTGCACCGAGTGCGGCAGGGCCTTCAACTCTCACAGCAACCTCCGCATCCACCTCAACGTGCACACCGGCGCCCGGCCCTACTCCTGCCCCGACTGCGGCAAAAGCTTCAGCCAATCAGGGGCTCTGAAGATCCACAGACGGATCCACACCGGGGAGAGGCCTTACACCTGCGCCTACTGTGGCAGGGGGTTCCCCCACCTGGCAGGGGTCCGTGCCCACCAGAGGACCCACACAGGGGAGAAGCCGTACCGCTGCACCCAGTGTGGGAAGTGCTTCACCCAGTCTGGGGCTCTGAAGATCCAcaccaggatccacacaggGGAGCGGCCGTTTGTCTGCAGCCTCTGTGGGAAGGGCTTCTCCAACCGCTCTGGGATCCGCTTCCACCACCGCACCGTCCACGGCCTGGTCCCGGAGCCGGGGGCCGGGAGGGGACCTGGGAGTCCCAACGGCGGCTCCCCCAGACTGGGCACTTTGCCGGCGGTCTCCGGGCGTCCGAGCGCCAGCCTGGCCGTCACTTTTGGGCTGAACACGTGCACGGGCTCCAGTACGGACACAAACCCCCGAGGTCTCCACGCCACAAGGCTGGATCCTCCTGGGTCTGGGCTTTCCTCCAGCTCCGCTTCCAAACCTCCGCCCCACTCAGCCTACGTGAGGAGCCTGTCCAGGAGGGCGGAGCCGTACAGTGGGAAGGAGGCGACCGGGAGGGCGTTGATGTACGCCTGTGAGGACTGCGGCCTTCGCTTCGCCGACGCCCCATCCAGGAACCGCCACCAGAGTCAGGAGCATTACTCGAccgaggag
- the si:dkey-34d22.1 gene encoding discoidin, CUB and LCCL domain-containing protein 1 isoform X2: protein MFAQSQYIKDAVKFVLGSLWICISLRTVNGQEGNGCGHTVLGTESGTLASQHYPGTYPVDTCCRWRIRAPQGHTLRFLFGDFDVEQSPGCRNGSLTITAVDGTHSIGPLCGKLGGTEKNVSVTSNEVTIVFNSGPHRSGRGFLLSYSTDQHPDLISCVKRGSHFASPRFSVYCPAGCGDVTGDIHGHSRQGYRDTSVLCKAAVHAGVVSDSLGGRVSVSRERSLTLYDSSFANGILSKMGSLSEKKLLFSQVCNSDLTVSDFNASSFWETVDGLGQRVIWSPRNMDSAGRFLPWAADSNDPEPWLELELAERSTVRGIITGGTPDSYIESYTLLFSKDRKTWKVFLQSREKKVFEAHTDGHLSVLNSLFPPVVARYLRLQPSGWHRRASTHVQVLGCPVSRQSPKHRSAGASPTLKGAVGTTSPPQPAPTDGPVIVKGSSQPVIVAVGVVLGLILCVSCLLAGVWWKRRRKAAHMKKYSLAKGCPSFQGKSLPSPESELISYPLERNVHDALPNPPLNDYAEPDLTAGGQMLGSTFRPSIEEGYTTPFTFNHYDTPGKLPEYTEPLPPEPEYATPFGDQPPEPNLATSQGVVHNTPHGFHVRAPSSGLSRASQAVYDCPSHRQLPNGYCTPSLHAGGPCQDSELYAEPQLSDPSLQHTYEEPF, encoded by the exons GTAATGGTTGTGGGCACACGGTTCTTGGCACAGAGAGTGGCACCCTGGCCTCCCAGCACTACCCAGGCACCTACCCTGTGGACACCTGCTGCAGATGGAGGATCCGGGCTCCACAGGGGCACACCTTGCGCTTCCTGTTTGGGGACTTTGACGTGGAGCAGAGCCCCGGCTGCAGGAACggctctctcaccatcactgcCGTCGACGGGACGCACAGCATag GGCCCCTATGTGGGAAGCTGGGAGGCACCGAGAAGAACGTGAGCGTGACCAGTAATGAGGTGACGATCGTCTTCAACTCTGGTCCCCATCGTTCGGGCAGGGGCTTCCTGCTGTCCTACAGCACCGATCAGCACCCAG ATCTAATTTCGTGTGTGAAGCGAGGATCGCATTTCGCCTCTCCGCGGTTCAG CGTGTACTGCCCCGCTGGGTGTGGAGACGTGACGGGAGACATCCATGGCCACTCTCGACAGGGCTACAGAGAC ACCTCGGTGCTGTGCAAGGCCGCGGTCCACGCCGGCGTCGTGTCCGACAGCCTCGGAGGCCGGGTGTCTGTGAGCCGCGAGCGGAGCCTCACTCTGTACGACTCCAGCTTTGCCAATGGAATCCTTTCCAAGAT GGGGTCATTGTCTGAGAAGAAACTGCTCTTCAGCCAAG TGTGTAACAGTGATCTGACTGTGTCTGATTTCAATGCGTCTTCGTTCTGGGAGACAGTGGATGGTTTGGGTCAACGAGTTATCTGGTCCCCAAGAAACATGGATTCTGCAGGTCGGTTCCTACCCTGGGCAGCAGACAGCAATGACCCAGAGCCctggctggagctggagctggctgAGAGAAGCACTGTCAGAG GAATAATAACCGGCGGTACGCCAGACTCCTACATAGAATCCTACACTCTCCTTTTCAGCAAAGACAGAAAGACCTGGAAGGTCTttctgcagagcagagagaaaaag GTGTTCGAGGCCCACACGGACGGTCATCTAAGCGTGCTCAACAGCCTGTTTCCTCCAGTGGTGGCCCGGTATCTCCGGCTGCAACCCAGCGGCTGGCACAGGCGTGCCTCGACCCACGTCCAGGTCCTGGGCTGCCCTGTCTCCCGCCAGTCTCCCAAGCATCGCTCCGCTGGGG cctccccgaCCTTGAAAGGGGCTGTAGGGACCACGTCGCCCCCCCAACCAGCTCCGACTGACGGGCCGGTCATCGTGAAGG GTTCCAGTCAGCCAGTGATCGTGGCTGTGGGCGTGGTCCTGGGGTTGATCCTGTGTGTGAGCTGTCTGTTGGCAGGAGTCTGGTGGAAGAGAAG AAGAAAAGCAGCACATATGAAGAAGTACTCTCTAGCCAAAG gctGCCCGAGTTTCCAGGGAAAGAGTCTGCCCAGCCCGGAGTCAGAGCTTATCTCTTACCCTCTGGAGCGAAACGTCCATGACGCTCTCCCGAACCCCCCTCTCAACG ACTATGCCGAGCCTGATTTGACGGCTGGGGGACAGATGCTCGGCTCCACGTTTCGGCCCAGCATCGAGGAGGGCTACACCACGCCCTTCACCTTCAACCACTACGATACCCCTGGCAAGCTGCCCGAGTACACCGAACCCCTGCCCCCAGAGCCAGAGTACGCCACTCCGTTCGGTGATCAGCCCCCAGagccaaacctggcaacctcaCAGGGGGTCGTACACAACACCCCTCACGGGTTTCATGTGAGGGCTCCCTCTAGTGGTTTGTCTCGAGCAAGCCAAGCTGTGTATGACTGTCCCTCTCACAGACAGCTGCCCAACGGTTACTGCACCCCGTCCCTCCACGCCGGCGGGCCCTGTCAGGACAGTGAGCTGTACGCTGAGCCCCAGCTCTCTGACCCCTCGCTGCAGCACACCTACGAGGAGCCGTTttga
- the si:dkey-34d22.1 gene encoding discoidin, CUB and LCCL domain-containing protein 1 isoform X1, whose protein sequence is MFAQSQYIKDAVKFVLGSLWICISLRTVNGQEGNGCGHTVLGTESGTLASQHYPGTYPVDTCCRWRIRAPQGHTLRFLFGDFDVEQSPGCRNGSLTITAVDGTHSIGPLCGKLGGTEKNVSVTSNEVTIVFNSGPHRSGRGFLLSYSTDQHPDLISCVKRGSHFASPRFSVYCPAGCGDVTGDIHGHSRQGYRDTSVLCKAAVHAGVVSDSLGGRVSVSRERSLTLYDSSFANGILSKMGSLSEKKLLFSQVCNSDLTVSDFNASSFWETVDGLGQRVIWSPRNMDSAGRFLPWAADSNDPEPWLELELAERSTVRGIITGGTPDSYIESYTLLFSKDRKTWKVFLQSREKKVFEAHTDGHLSVLNSLFPPVVARYLRLQPSGWHRRASTHVQVLGCPVSRQSPKHRSAGASPTLKGAVGTTSPPQPAPTDGPVIVKGKSSSQPVIVAVGVVLGLILCVSCLLAGVWWKRRRKAAHMKKYSLAKGCPSFQGKSLPSPESELISYPLERNVHDALPNPPLNDYAEPDLTAGGQMLGSTFRPSIEEGYTTPFTFNHYDTPGKLPEYTEPLPPEPEYATPFGDQPPEPNLATSQGVVHNTPHGFHVRAPSSGLSRASQAVYDCPSHRQLPNGYCTPSLHAGGPCQDSELYAEPQLSDPSLQHTYEEPF, encoded by the exons GTAATGGTTGTGGGCACACGGTTCTTGGCACAGAGAGTGGCACCCTGGCCTCCCAGCACTACCCAGGCACCTACCCTGTGGACACCTGCTGCAGATGGAGGATCCGGGCTCCACAGGGGCACACCTTGCGCTTCCTGTTTGGGGACTTTGACGTGGAGCAGAGCCCCGGCTGCAGGAACggctctctcaccatcactgcCGTCGACGGGACGCACAGCATag GGCCCCTATGTGGGAAGCTGGGAGGCACCGAGAAGAACGTGAGCGTGACCAGTAATGAGGTGACGATCGTCTTCAACTCTGGTCCCCATCGTTCGGGCAGGGGCTTCCTGCTGTCCTACAGCACCGATCAGCACCCAG ATCTAATTTCGTGTGTGAAGCGAGGATCGCATTTCGCCTCTCCGCGGTTCAG CGTGTACTGCCCCGCTGGGTGTGGAGACGTGACGGGAGACATCCATGGCCACTCTCGACAGGGCTACAGAGAC ACCTCGGTGCTGTGCAAGGCCGCGGTCCACGCCGGCGTCGTGTCCGACAGCCTCGGAGGCCGGGTGTCTGTGAGCCGCGAGCGGAGCCTCACTCTGTACGACTCCAGCTTTGCCAATGGAATCCTTTCCAAGAT GGGGTCATTGTCTGAGAAGAAACTGCTCTTCAGCCAAG TGTGTAACAGTGATCTGACTGTGTCTGATTTCAATGCGTCTTCGTTCTGGGAGACAGTGGATGGTTTGGGTCAACGAGTTATCTGGTCCCCAAGAAACATGGATTCTGCAGGTCGGTTCCTACCCTGGGCAGCAGACAGCAATGACCCAGAGCCctggctggagctggagctggctgAGAGAAGCACTGTCAGAG GAATAATAACCGGCGGTACGCCAGACTCCTACATAGAATCCTACACTCTCCTTTTCAGCAAAGACAGAAAGACCTGGAAGGTCTttctgcagagcagagagaaaaag GTGTTCGAGGCCCACACGGACGGTCATCTAAGCGTGCTCAACAGCCTGTTTCCTCCAGTGGTGGCCCGGTATCTCCGGCTGCAACCCAGCGGCTGGCACAGGCGTGCCTCGACCCACGTCCAGGTCCTGGGCTGCCCTGTCTCCCGCCAGTCTCCCAAGCATCGCTCCGCTGGGG cctccccgaCCTTGAAAGGGGCTGTAGGGACCACGTCGCCCCCCCAACCAGCTCCGACTGACGGGCCGGTCATCGTGAAGGGTaaaa GTTCCAGTCAGCCAGTGATCGTGGCTGTGGGCGTGGTCCTGGGGTTGATCCTGTGTGTGAGCTGTCTGTTGGCAGGAGTCTGGTGGAAGAGAAG AAGAAAAGCAGCACATATGAAGAAGTACTCTCTAGCCAAAG gctGCCCGAGTTTCCAGGGAAAGAGTCTGCCCAGCCCGGAGTCAGAGCTTATCTCTTACCCTCTGGAGCGAAACGTCCATGACGCTCTCCCGAACCCCCCTCTCAACG ACTATGCCGAGCCTGATTTGACGGCTGGGGGACAGATGCTCGGCTCCACGTTTCGGCCCAGCATCGAGGAGGGCTACACCACGCCCTTCACCTTCAACCACTACGATACCCCTGGCAAGCTGCCCGAGTACACCGAACCCCTGCCCCCAGAGCCAGAGTACGCCACTCCGTTCGGTGATCAGCCCCCAGagccaaacctggcaacctcaCAGGGGGTCGTACACAACACCCCTCACGGGTTTCATGTGAGGGCTCCCTCTAGTGGTTTGTCTCGAGCAAGCCAAGCTGTGTATGACTGTCCCTCTCACAGACAGCTGCCCAACGGTTACTGCACCCCGTCCCTCCACGCCGGCGGGCCCTGTCAGGACAGTGAGCTGTACGCTGAGCCCCAGCTCTCTGACCCCTCGCTGCAGCACACCTACGAGGAGCCGTTttga